The Candidatus Methylomirabilota bacterium genome includes the window CGTCTACTCGAAGGACGCCGAGCGCGAGATCGATTACTTCGTCGTGGACGACGTGGAGTCGCTGCGCTACGTGGCCAACTCGGGGACGATTCCCCTTCACCTGTGGGCATCGCGGCTGGGCTCGCTCGAGCGGCCGGACTGGCTCGTGCTGGACCTGGATCCCAAGGGCGCCCCCTTCACCGATGTCGTGAAGGTGGCCCGCGCGCTCCACCGCATCCTGGACGATCTGGAGCTGCCCAGCTATCCGAAGACCTCCGGGGCCACGGGCCTTCACATCCTGATCCCGCTCGGAGCGCGCTACACCTACGACGAGGTACGCACCTTCGCGCGCCTGCTGGCCGTGCTGGGCGTGGAGGCGGAGCCCGAGATCTCGACCATCGCCCGACCCATCCGTTCGCGCGGGGGAAAGGTCTATATTGACTTCGGTCAGAATGGACACGGCCAGACGATCGTGGCGCCGTTTTCCCTGCGCCCGCTGCCGGGCGCGCCGGCCTCCTGCCCGCTTGCCTGGAGCGAGGTGACGGCGCGCCTGGACCCGGCCCGCTTCACCATGACCACGCTCCCGAAACGCTTTGACAAGATCGCCGATCCGCTGGCGCCAGTATTGACGGGAGAAATCGACATGGCCGCGGCCGTCGAACGGATCGCCCAGCGCCTTGGCGAGCGAGAGCCCGCAGATGAGTAATTCAGAGCACCCTCAGCCTCGCGACGGCTTCTCCTCGCCCCGCTTCGGCCAGCCGGCGACCTTCATGCGCCTGCCCTACGTGACGTCCCCGGCGGGACTTGACGTGGCTCTCTATGGAATTCCCTTCGACGGCGGCTGCTCCTACCGCTCGGGCGCGCGCTTCGGGCCCCGGCACGTGCGCGATCAGTCCTCCCTGATCCGCCCGTGGAACTCCGCTCTCAAGGTCCATCCGTTCGACCGCCTGCGGGTGGCGGACTGTGGCGACGTCGATGCGGTCCCCATCTCGATCGAGAGAACCTTCACGGCCATCGAGCAGACGCTGCAGCCTGCCGTGGAGGCGGGCGCCGTCCCCATGTGCGTGGGCGGCGATCACACGGTGACGCTGGCCGTTCTCCGCGTCCTCGCGCGGCGGCACGGACGGCTGGGACTGGTCCACTTCGACGCGCACCCGGATACCTGGGACCGCTATTTCGGGCTGCCCTACTACCACGGCAGCACCTTTCGCCGCGCCATGGAGGAGGGCCTGCTCGACGGCGCTCGGTCGATCCAGGTAGGCATCCGCGGCCCGCTCTACGGACCCGAGGATTTCGACTTCCACGCGACCCACGGCTTCGAGGTGATCCGGATCGAGGACGTGAAGGAGCGCGGAGTCGCGTGGGTCGTCGATCGGCTGGCGCGGCTGAGCGGTGGCCCGGTCTACTGCTCCTTCGACATCGACGCGGTGGATCCCGCCTACGCGCCCGCCACCGGCACGCCCGAGGCGGGCGGGCTCACCTCCTACGAAGCGCTCGGGCTCGTGCGCGGCCTGCGCAGCCTGCAGCTCATCGGCGCCGACCTCGTGGAGGTCTCGCCCCCCTACGACGGCCCCGGCGCCATCACGGGCGTGCTCGCCGCCAACCTCATCTTCGAGCTCCTCTCGGTAGCCGCGCTCAACCGCTGACCTTTTCTCATCCTCTCGCGCCCAACCCTGCCCCCTCACCCTGCCCTCTCCCCCGATGGGGGAGAGGGATGAGAATCAGTCTTTGCTCTGATCCCTTTCTCCCATAGGGGATGAGAATGGCCTCCTCACTCTCATTCCTCTCCATCATCGGGGGATGAGAATAGCCTCCTCACTCTCATTCCTCTCCCCCATCGGGGGATGAGAATGGCCTTCTCACTCTCATTCCTCTCCATCATCGGGGGATGAGCATAGCCTCCTCACTCTCATTCCTCTCCACCAT containing:
- the speB gene encoding agmatinase yields the protein MSNSEHPQPRDGFSSPRFGQPATFMRLPYVTSPAGLDVALYGIPFDGGCSYRSGARFGPRHVRDQSSLIRPWNSALKVHPFDRLRVADCGDVDAVPISIERTFTAIEQTLQPAVEAGAVPMCVGGDHTVTLAVLRVLARRHGRLGLVHFDAHPDTWDRYFGLPYYHGSTFRRAMEEGLLDGARSIQVGIRGPLYGPEDFDFHATHGFEVIRIEDVKERGVAWVVDRLARLSGGPVYCSFDIDAVDPAYAPATGTPEAGGLTSYEALGLVRGLRSLQLIGADLVEVSPPYDGPGAITGVLAANLIFELLSVAALNR